A window of the Lolium perenne isolate Kyuss_39 chromosome 7, Kyuss_2.0, whole genome shotgun sequence genome harbors these coding sequences:
- the LOC127314891 gene encoding berberine bridge enzyme-like D-2 translates to MQHPLAILLLVCLFLSFHENTCSGAGAGTSINYSKSDSPPAAAGSNFSSCLVSNGVINFSLPTSPSYAALLNSSIFNLRFTLPDVTGPAAIVFPRSRDDLRRAVLCTRGSSLAIRTRSGGHSYEGLSYTTENHVPFVVVDLANLNRVRVDSGSATAWAESGATVGELYYAVGRSSRSLAFPAGSESTAGLGGLVSGGGFGLLSRKFTLAADNVLDAVLIDPSSQVLDRSSMSDDVFWAIRGGGGGSWGVVYAWKLRLVPVPANVTVLTVGRTGPIELVAELVHRWQYVGPDLPDEFYLSAYVPTGSSNGNVSVTFQGQVLQSKEDAFSVLNQRFPELGLAEADLSEMSWVESAAYFAGLSTADDLPNRRLQAKQYSKAKSDYVQTAISMGDMVEIVRYLSTGPTGSIQLDPYGGAMARIGRGETPFPHRAGILYSIQYGVNWDRSQEPRAEEYIGWLRSFYGYMAPYVSTDPRAAYVNYLDLDLGVNNWTRSAGGSSAGAVARARSSFGAAYFGENFGRLVRAKTKVDPGNVFNNAQSIPPLALAVISLHKSK, encoded by the coding sequence ATGCAACACCCCCTAGCAATTCTCCTCCTAGTTTGCCTCTTCTTGTCATTCCATGAAAACACTTGCTCCGGTGCTGGTGCAGGAACCAGCATCAACTACTCTAAATCTGATTCACCACCAGCAGCTGCAGGAAGCAACTTCTCCTCCTGCCTCGTCTCCAACGGCGTCATCAACTTCTCGCTGCCCACGTCTCCGAGCTACGCCGCGCTCCTCAACTCCTCCATCTTCAACCTCCGGTTCACGCTCCCAGACGTCACCGGGCCCGCCGCCATCGTCTTTCCGCGGTCGAGGGATGATCTCCGGCGAGCAGTCCTGTGCACGCGCGGCAGCTCGCTGGCGATCCGCACGCGCAGCGGCGGGCACAGCTACGAGGGGCTGTCCTACACCACGGAGAACCACGTACCCTTCGTGGTGGTCGACCTGGCAAACCTGAACCGCGTCCGGGTTGATTCGGGCTCAGCCACTGCCTGGGCCGAGTCGGGCGCGACGGTGGGCGAGCTGTACTACGCGGTGGGGCGGTCGAGCAGGTCCTTGGCGTTCCCGGCCGGGTCGGAGTCGACCGCCGGTCTAGGTGGTCTGGTCTCCGGCGGCGGGTTTGGGCTTCTGTCCCGGAAGTTCACGCTCGCCGCCGACAACGTTTTGGACGCGGTGCTAATCGACCCGAGCAGCCAGGTCCTTGACCGGAGCTCGATgagcgacgatgtcttctgggccatccgaggcggcggaggcgggaGCTGGGGCGTGGTGTACGCTTGGAAGCTCCGGCTCGTGCCGGTTCCTGCCAACGTGACCGTGCTCACCGTCGGCCGGACCGGTCCGATCGAGCTCGTTGCCGAGCTGGTTCACAGGTGGCAGTATGTTGGGCCCGATCTGCCAGATGAGTTCTATCTCTCTGCGTATGTACCCACCGGATCATCGAACGGCAATGTCTCAGTGACGTTCCAAGGCCAAGTTTTACAGTCTAAAGAGGACGCCTTCTCGGTGCTGAACCAAAGATTTCCGGAGCTGGGTCTGGCCGAGGCAGACCTGTCGGAGATGAGTTGGGTCGAGTCGGCGGCGTACTTCGCCGGACTGAGCACGGCGGACGACCTGCCGAACCGGCGCCTACAAGCAAAGcaatactccaaggccaagtcggaCTACGTGCAGACGGCGATCTCGATGGGCGACATGGTCGAGATCGTCCGGTACCTGTCGACCGGGCCGACCGGGTCCATCCAGCTAGACCCTTACGGCGGAGCCATGGCGCGGATAGGGAGAGGCGAAACGCCGTTTCCGCACCGGGCCGGAATCCTGTACAGCATCCAGTACGGCGTGAACTGGGACAGGTCGCAAGAACCTCGCGCGGAGGAATACATCGGGTGGCTGAGGTCGTTCTACGGGTATATGGCCCCGTATGTGTCCACGGATCCCCGCGCCGCGTACGTCAACTACCTGGACCTCGATCTCGGCGTGAACAACTGGACGCGCAGCGCCGGCGGGTCGTCGGCGGGAGCGGTAGCTCGCGCGAGGTCGTCATTTGGGGCGGCGTACTTCGGGGAGAACTTCGGCCGGCTCGTCCGGGCGAAGACGAAGGTCGACCCCGGCAACGTGTTTAACAACGCGCAGAGCATCCCTCCCCTCGCACTCGCAGTGATAAGTCTCCACAAGTCAAAGTGA